Within Bdellovibrio bacteriovorus HD100, the genomic segment GATGAAAAGAAAAAGGATCTGGAATATCTGAAGGCACGTTCTGAAAAGGCGCTACATTTTTCGATTGAAAGAAAAAAGGCCCGCATGGGCAAGGTCATGGCTATGCTGGATAGTCTCAGTCCCCTGAAGGTGGTTGAGCGTGGCTATTCAATCGTGACCAAAAATTCTGAAGTTATTAAATCTGCGAGTCAGGTGAAAAAGGGAGACCTTTTGGATATCCGCCTGGCTCAGGGCTCAGTGACCGCCATCGTGGATGGCGTGAAGGAGGAATAGAATGGATTTTGAGAAGAAACTAGGCCGTCTTGAAGAGATCGTGCAAAAGATGGAAAAAGGCGATCTGGCTTTGGAAGAGTCTTTGAAGCTGTTCGAGGAAGGTGTGAAGCTTTCCCGCGAATGCCATCAGCGTCTGAATGAAGCTGAATCCAAAGTGAAACTGTTGATGTCTGTGGGAGCTGACGGCCAGCCGGTGACCACTGATTTCACTTCAGAGGAGAACTAAGCCTTGGATCTCGCAATTCAGATTGATCAGGAAATCGCCGCGCGCACCCAGGCTGTGAACCAGTTTGTGGAAAAATATCTGTCTGACATGGAGCTACCAGCAGGCAGCGCCATTTCTGAGTTGCGAAAGTCCATGCTTTATTCCGCCACCAATGGCGGGAAACGTTTCCGTCCGGTTCTGTCCTTGCTGGTCGGTGAGTTGTTCGGTGCTGGTAAAGAGCGCATCTTGCCTTTCGCCGCTGCCGTGGAAATGATTCATACGTACTCTTTGATTCATGATGATCTGCCATGCATGGATAACGATGACATGCGCCGCGGGAAGCCCACCAATCACAAAGTGTTCGGTGAAGACTTTGCGTTGCTGGCCGGGGACGCTCTTTTGACTGAAGCTTTCATGCTGATTGCGGAAAACTATGGGGATAACAGCTTCCTGGTGGGTCACCTGACAAGGCTGTTATCTTCGGCGGCAGGAATTCGAGGCATGGTCGGTGGTCAGGCGATTGACCTGCGTGCTGGTGACAAACAAATGTCACTGGAAGAACTGACCCATCTGCATCGTCTTAAAACCGGTGCGTTGATTCGTGTGGCGGTTGAGGGTGCGGCTGTGATTGCCGGGGCAAAGCCGACTGAAATTGAAAGTCTTAAAAAATTCGGCGAAGGCCTGGGCCTTGCTTTCCAAGTGGCCGACGATGTTCTGGATCACGGCGAAAAAGGTCAGGATCTTCGCAGCTTCACCGGTATCCTGGGTCTTGAGGGCACAAAGACCTATTTGAAGGATGTCAGTGCTTCGACTTTGGCGGAACTGCACAAGGTGTCTGCCGATGCTCCGCTTTTGGAGTATCTGATCAGCTTTAATCAAAACCGTCAGGTGTAATATGGGCGAAAAACTGCGTTTGGATCTTTATCTTGTCGAAAAGGGTCTGGCGCAGTCGCGCACTCATGCTCAGGAGCTGATCGAAGCCGGTCAGGTTTTTCTTTTTGAAAATTCGCAAAAGCGTATTCTGAAAAAGGCAAGCTTTGCTGTCTTGGACTCTCATCACGGAAAAATTGAAGTTGAAGCCGGTCCTGCGAATCGTTTTGTGTCCCGCGGGGGCTTGAAACTGGAAGGCGCTTTGGCGCAAGCCGGGGTTTTCGTGCAAGGCCTGAAAGTTCTGGACGTGGGTATTTCCACAGGGGGCTTTACCGATTGCCTTCTGCAAAAGGGCGCTGCCCAAGTGCTGGGTGTGGACGTGGGCCACGGCCAGGTTCACAGCAGTCTTCT encodes:
- a CDS encoding exodeoxyribonuclease VII small subunit, with the protein product MDFEKKLGRLEEIVQKMEKGDLALEESLKLFEEGVKLSRECHQRLNEAESKVKLLMSVGADGQPVTTDFTSEEN
- a CDS encoding polyprenyl synthetase family protein, with translation MDLAIQIDQEIAARTQAVNQFVEKYLSDMELPAGSAISELRKSMLYSATNGGKRFRPVLSLLVGELFGAGKERILPFAAAVEMIHTYSLIHDDLPCMDNDDMRRGKPTNHKVFGEDFALLAGDALLTEAFMLIAENYGDNSFLVGHLTRLLSSAAGIRGMVGGQAIDLRAGDKQMSLEELTHLHRLKTGALIRVAVEGAAVIAGAKPTEIESLKKFGEGLGLAFQVADDVLDHGEKGQDLRSFTGILGLEGTKTYLKDVSASTLAELHKVSADAPLLEYLISFNQNRQV